The Gemmatimonadaceae bacterium DNA window CCTCGCCGGGAGTGTGCCGGTCAGAATGGTCGTGCACCGAGAAGCGGCCACAACCTGGACCACCGACAGCGGCGCCGACGCGGCCAAAGCCAAGCTTGCGACGCTCTACTCCACCGTGCTGCGGACCATCCCGAACGATGCACTAGGCATCGTCTGGCCGGACCGCCTGACGTCGGACTCGATAGTCGTCTCGTTTACGCTCACCAGCAGCCTGTCGTCGACACCACCGCTTACGCGGCCGGGCTATCCAATGGTGACGGTGTTCCGGACCACCGGTGTCGGATTCACGCCTGCCATTGCGCGGCGGACCAACCCGGTGCCGGAGTACCCGATGGACGCGATGCAGCGGCGGATCGGCGCGGACGTGATGGTGAGCGTGGTCGTTAGGCCCAACGGCCGTGCTGACGCGCAGGGGAGGACGGTCGTCATCTCATCGCCCGATCCGATCGACATCGGAACGCGCGGCCATTTTGAGCGCGAGTTCAGCTCGGTCGTCGAAGGTGTCGTGCGGAATATGCAATTCGAGCCGGCCCGCGTCGGTGGCTGCGTTGTGCCGCAGCAAGCGGACTTCCCCTTCACGTTCCGCCGTGGGTAAGGCCGACCGCGCCGGTGTTCACTTGGGTCCTCCATGCGTGTTGAGCAGTTCGGTCAACCGTCCGTGAGCCCGTCCCGGCGCCCGTTAGGCGTCGCCGCGCTGATGTTGCTGCTGGCCGTGCCGGTCGCAGCCTCCGCGCAAGCCGCATCGAGCGGCGTGATGGCCGACGACCGGGCCGGCCGCGCCTGCCTGGACACGTTGTCGGACGCCAACCTGACTCGCGTGACGGTGTCGCAGCGTGCGATCCTCATGGAAACCAATCCGGCGGTGCTGGCGCAGGCGGCGCTGATCTCGCAGCGCATCGCGGCGACGGCGCGCGCTGCGTTAGGCGGCGTCGGCGATTCGCTGCCCGCCGCCAACGCGCTCGGCGTCTGGCGGCAAGCGATCGAGCACCTCCCGTTGGTCATCGCGCTGCACCGGGACGGACCGTTTTCGTGGCATCGCGACCGCGGCGATGGATCGGCCACGGCCAAACTGGTTGCGTTCTACGAGCGCGTCCTGCGCTCGATTCCCGCCGACTGCTCTGGATCGTCTGGCCTGACGGCTACGCGCCCGACTCGGTCGCCATGCGCCTCGACGTTCTGAGCGACGATCCATTCGAGAATGCGCCGTCGATGCGCGCCACGCTGTTCCCCGTCTTCACAGCCGACGGTTTGGCTCGCACCTCGGCGGCGGTCGATGTGCGCGTCGATCCGGCGTATCCCCAGGACGCGATCGCTGACTCGATCACCGGCCGCGTATCGATGCAGGTCGTCATCGGCACCGATGGCAAAGCCGACTCGAGCACGATACACATTGTCGAGCCATCGCCAGCGCAATTGGCGACATCGCCTATGGCGCACTTCTACCGCGAATTCATCGATGCATCACGGGCCGTCGTGACGCGCGAGACCTTTCGCCCGGCCAGGATCGCGGGATGCGTCATCCGGCAAGTCGTGAACCTGAGCTTCGACTATCTGCCGCGAAAGAAGCCGGCGGCGCAATGACCGAGCATCGCATTCACCGGGCGTCAACGGAGACGGCCGTCGACCGGCTCCCGTGGACGCCCGTGCGCAGACAACGTTGGGCATGGGTGTTGGTCGCCGCGCTCGGACTGCCGGCGGCGAGCGCGCGACCGCAGTCTCCAGCCGCGCCCGCTTCGCCGGCGCGGGCCGTCGACGCAACGGCGTCGTGCCGACTCCCTCTCGAGAGTTGGGTCGGTGCGTTCGATCTCGTCGGTCAATCGCTCACCGCCGCCGACACCGCCAGCGTGGTGACCGGCGAGCTGCCGCGGCTCAACCGCCGCATCGCCGAGGCGGCGCGCGAGGCGTTAGGCGGCTCCGAAGCGGCGGTGCCGCGCGCCGACACGTTAGGCGGGCTCGACGGCGAGGTCGCGGTGCCGCTGCTGATCGTGCTGCATCGCGACGCACCGGCCACCTGGCACATCGCGCCGTCGGCCGACAGCGCCGGCGCGCGTATCGCCAAATTCTACAACGTGGTGCTCGGCGGCATGGCGCCTAACGACCAACGGATGCCGTGGCCGACGACCGCCCGCAGCGATTCGGCAGTGGTCCGGGTGTGGTTGAGCACCCAGCACTTCGGCCAACTCGATCTCGAACGGCCCGCGCCCAATGCTGTCCTGATCTTCAAGGCGCTGCATCCGATGGACCCGAACGGGCCGCCCGTGGTGGCGCATGGCGGATCGTTCCTGCCGTCATCGCACGTCATGGACGCGGGGATTGCGTGGCGGGTGGTGATGGAAGGGACCATTGATCCCGATGGCAAGCTCGAAAAGCACACCATCCAGGACATCCGGTCGTTGGCGACGGCCTCTGACTCGGCGCACTTCAAGGACTATTACAAGCAGGTGGTCGACGCCGCGCGCGACGCGATGCTGCACAGCATCTATGAACCCGCGCACCGCGGCGGGTGCGCCGTCGAACAGGTCATCCGTCAGTCGTTCTTCGTGAATTCCACCGGCAAACGATGACACGCCGAACGAGCGGTGCTGCAAGGGGCCGATGGGTCGCCGCGGCGGCGATTCTTGCATCGATTGCCTGTCCCGCTGCCGCCGCGTCGCAAGTCGCGGCGTTGGACATGAGCACGCTGGCGCACAACGCGTGCGCGGACACGGTGACGCCGCAGCGATTTGTCACGACGACGATTTTTCAGTCGGCGGTCTCGGCCGACACGCTGTCTGCGCTCACGGCGCAGCTCGACCTGATCTCGCAGCAGGTTGCCGAACGTGCGCGCGCAGCGTTGGGCGCCGCGCCGAACATGGTCCCCGAGGACGATACGCTGGCCAACTGGCGTCACCTCAGCGGCACCCTGCCGCTCGAGGTCGTGTTCTACCGCGACAGACCGTCCGTCTGGCGTGTGGACAGCGCCGCTGACACGTCGAGAGCGAGGCTCCTCGCGGTATACAGTGACGTGCTGCGCCAGATGTCACCCAACGACCTGTGGGTCGTGTGGCCGCCCGGCTTTGCGTCGGACTCGGTCGTGCTCCGCTTTGCGTTAGGACCTAACGGTCCGCCCCGGGCGACGCATCAGCCGCGGTTTGCCGTTTTCTCCCTGCCCATGGGCGCCGTTGCACAGTCGCACGCGCTGCCGAACCACGTCGCGCACCCCCAGTACCCGTACGACGCCGAGTTCCGCCGGGTGATCGCAACGCTGACAATGGATTTTGTGATCGATACGACGGGCCACCCGGATTCTACGACGCTCAAGGATGAAACACCGCCGCCCAAGGTGTTCGACTTCCCGCGGGCCGAGATGTATTACCGCGAATTCGTCGCCGCCGCGCGCAAGGCGATCCTCGCCAGCACCTTTCACCCGGCTCGCTACGGCGGTTGCGCGGTGCGCGAGCTCGTGCGGGCGCCGTACGCGTTTCGCTTTCGCCCATGAGGTGTAGGACAGTGAGATGCTTCCTCGTGACGTTAGTCGCGGTCCTCACTCAGTTGGTCGTTCCGTCACCGGCCCGTGCGCAGACGGCCGCCGTGCGTCCGGCGTGCCGACACCCGGTCACTGCCGCCGACGCCACCTATGACTTCGTCATGCAATCGCTCACGCCGGCCGACTCGGTGAAGGGAGCCGCAGGCGAGGTGTCGCTTCTCGACCAACGCATCGCCCACGCGATGCGCGGGTCGATCGGTGCTGCAGCTGAGTCTTCACGCCATTACACGAGGCCGGCCCGATTTCTTCCAGGTGACGAATACCTCGATGTTGGTGTTTGCGGCGCGGCACCCGGCCGACGCGGAGGCGCCGCCTATCTTCGAGCAAGAGGGTCGCTTCATTCCATCGTACAAAGTCATGGAGAGGGGCGTGGCGTGGCGGGTGGCGATGCAGGCGACGATCGACGATGAGGGTCGCGTGGAGAAGAGCACCGTGCACGACATCCGTGCGATGGCTTCGACGTCCGATTCGTCGCACTTCGAGGACTATTCCAGCAAGATCGTCGACGCGGCGCGTCAGGCGATGCTGGACAGCCGATTCGTTCCGGCGCATCGCGACGGTTGTAACGTCGAGCAGATCGTTCGGCAGGCGTATTACGTGAACCCGGCCGGCTATCGATGACCGCCTGAAAGTGGAAGGACGCGCCTATGCGGGTGAGGACCTGCGACCCGATTACTCAGACGTGAATCGGGGTGCGCGATCAGAGGGGTTCCGGAGCGGACACATCGCCGAATCGACCGAACTTGAGCGCGAGCGTCGGCAGCACGAAGAGACTGAGGGCCGTCGATGTCACCAGACCGCCCAGGATCACGACGGCGAGCGGCCCTTCTATCTCCCGCCCCGGATCGCCGCTGCCGATGGCGAGCGGCAGAAGCCCCAATCCAGTTGCCAGCGCCGTCATGGGTGTCAGATCGACTCGGCGCCCTGAGCGCTCGACGTGCCGCGTGCGGGGGTCACAGACGAGATCGCCGATTCGGAAGACGTCGGGTGCGCGCGCCGCCTGCGTCGAGGCCGCGCACACGGTCATCAACTGCATTCCTGGCGGTCAAGAAGAGAATCGGAGTTGTACATCCAGCGCGGCGGAGCTCTCCGGCGACCGAGAACCCGTCTCGCCCAGGGAGCATCACGTCGCAGACGACGAGATCGTACGCCGATCGTCGCGCCGCATCGAGACCCGAATCGCCGTCGAGCGCGGCGTCGACGACGTATCCCGCTTCCGCCAGTCCCTGGCGAAGGTACGCCGCGGCTTTGCGTTCATCCTCGATTACCAAGATCTTAATCGGCACGCCCGTTTCTCATGCCGCGGGTGATTCTGCCTAACGCCTGTGGATTCCGCGGATGCGAAGGGGGGGACTCGAACCCCCACGGATTGCTCCACTGGATCCTAAATCCAGCGCGTCTACCAGTTCCGCCACCCTCGCGACTTCGTCAGAACCTAACGGGCTCCAAATCACCGTGCCACCGCGCCCGTGGCCGTCTCCAGCCGTGTCCGTCGTGTCCGGTCTTGTCCGCCTTACAAGAACGGCCCGGTTGCACCGCAACCGGGCCGCTCCCTGCCTCGTCGCGGGTTGCCTACTGGCCAACCTGCAGATTCACCACCCGCGTCCCCTTGGCCTGCGGATTGTACACCAGCAAGCTGATGGCGTCGCCATCCTTCATCTTCGACAACACGTCGTTCAAATCGGCCACCGATGTCACCGCACGCTCCGGCCGCGGATACAGAATGCGCGTGATGACGTCCGCGTCGGGCTGCAACTGCTGATACGCGACGCTTCCCGCCTTCACGTCCGTCACCGCCAACCCGTGCTGCGATGCCGGCAAGCCGACCCGCGTCGCTTCTTCCTGACTCAACGGCTGCACCGCAATCCCCAACTTGTCGTAACTCGCGCCGCCGTTGTCGGGCGTCGACCCGCTGTCGGTGCTCGCCACTTGTTGATCGTTAGGCGCCTGCGCCAGCTTCACCTTGAAGTCCATCCGCTTGCCGTACCGCATGACCGTGACGTCGACGGTCTGCCCCGGCTCGTGCGTCCGGATGATCCGCTGGAGCGTCGCCACGTGATCGATCGGCTGGCCATCGACGGCCACGATCACGTCGCCGTGCTCGATGCCGGCGTCAGCCGCCGGGCTCGGACCATCGGGCGTCTTGCCGCCGACGAGCGCGCCATGGATGTCCTTGAGTCCTGCCACTTGCGCCGTCGTCGGGCTCACCTCGGTGATCGACACGCCGAGCACGGCTTGTCGGACGTGGCCGTACTTGATGATGTCATCCATCACGCTCTTGGCGAGCGTGATCGGAATCGCGAATCCATAGCCCGAGTAGTAGCCGGTCTGGCTCGCGATCGCGCTGTTGATGCCGATCACGTTCCCGTTGATGTCGACTAACGGACCGCCCGAGTTGCCCGGGTTGATCGCCGCATCGGTCTGGATGTAGTCGACCACGGCGTACTGCGACGCATAGAGATTGCGCAAGTTTCCGCTGCGGCCCTTGGCGCTGATGATGCCGGCC harbors:
- a CDS encoding energy transducer TonB, which produces MRLDVLSDDPFENAPSMRATLFPVFTADGLARTSAAVDVRVDPAYPQDAIADSITGRVSMQVVIGTDGKADSSTIHIVEPSPAQLATSPMAHFYREFIDASRAVVTRETFRPARIAGCVIRQVVNLSFDYLPRKKPAAQ
- a CDS encoding efflux RND transporter permease subunit, with the translated sequence MTALATGLGLLPLAIGSGDPGREIEGPLAVVILGGLVTSTALSLFVLPTLALKFGRFGDVSAPEPL
- a CDS encoding response regulator — its product is MPIKILVIEDERKAAAYLRQGLAEAGYVVDAALDGDSGLDAARRSAYDLVVCDVMLPGRDGFSVAGELRRAGCTTPILFLTARNAVDDRVRGLDAGGARTRRLPNRRSRL
- a CDS encoding Do family serine endopeptidase yields the protein MTPHDSRRPRLGAFGIVAIVAIIAFAGGLILAGGLNLTPFGFAQQQKSTPARLTSATVNTAAMAPVADLSNGFVSIVDHVRPAVVSITTEREARVQRIPQGQLPPGMEDFFRQFGPQQSRPEEGLGSGFIVSPDGYILTNNHVVADADKLKVKLFDGHVYPAKVVGRDPTTDVAVIKIAATNLPTVTLGDDSKAQVGQWVLAIGNPLSLDFTVTAGIISAKGRSGNLRNLYASQYAVVDYIQTDAAINPGNSGGPLVDINGNVIGINSAIASQTGYYSGYGFAIPITLAKSVMDDIIKYGHVRQAVLGVSITEVSPTTAQVAGLKDIHGALVGGKTPDGPSPAADAGIEHGDVIVAVDGQPIDHVATLQRIIRTHEPGQTVDVTVMRYGKRMDFKVKLAQAPNDQQVASTDSGSTPDNGGASYDKLGIAVQPLSQEEATRVGLPASQHGLAVTDVKAGSVAYQQLQPDADVITRILYPRPERAVTSVADLNDVLSKMKDGDAISLLVYNPQAKGTRVVNLQVGQ